The following coding sequences lie in one Phycisphaerae bacterium genomic window:
- the nuoB gene encoding NADH-quinone oxidoreductase subunit NuoB, which translates to MNARAAARRSVEALVSGEWVTTRLEAVSNLIRRYGVNWCRKYSLWPLPFATACCGIELMATGASRYDVARFGAEVMRFSPRQSDLLICAGRVAIKMMPVLQRIYAQMCEPKWVISMGACASTGGVFDTYAVVQGIDHFMPVDVYVPGCPPRPETLIEGIMAIQRIVDREGIRNSQDRQGGYRMTVSASGKDQPRGDRSRQAGE; encoded by the coding sequence CCGGCGAGTGGGTGACGACGCGCCTGGAGGCGGTGTCGAACCTGATCCGCCGGTACGGAGTCAATTGGTGCCGCAAGTACTCCCTCTGGCCTTTGCCCTTCGCGACGGCATGCTGCGGAATCGAACTGATGGCGACGGGGGCGAGCCGCTATGACGTGGCGAGGTTCGGAGCAGAGGTCATGCGATTCAGCCCCCGCCAGTCGGATCTGCTCATCTGTGCCGGCCGTGTCGCGATCAAAATGATGCCCGTCTTGCAGCGAATTTACGCCCAGATGTGCGAGCCCAAATGGGTCATCAGCATGGGAGCATGCGCAAGCACCGGAGGCGTCTTCGATACGTACGCCGTCGTCCAGGGCATCGATCACTTTATGCCCGTCGATGTCTATGTGCCCGGCTGCCCCCCGCGTCCCGAGACCCTGATCGAAGGGATTATGGCGATTCAGCGGATCGTCGATCGCGAGGGAATTCGTAACAGCCAGGATCGACAAGGCGGCTATCGGATGACAGTCTCCGCATCCGGGAAAGATCAGCCCCGCGGCGATCGCTCTCGACAGGCAGGAGAATGA
- a CDS encoding NADH-quinone oxidoreductase subunit C has translation MAIRSVISALQEQFPGVDFRPGPLLPGRSNELRQICLHLPSDRLIEIMTFLRENEMTRFEQLSDLTCVDYLRYPGAANRFAVVYSLLSISLGHRLWIKCLVDDPAPTLPSVTGIWPGADWLEREVYDLFGISFTGHPDLRRLMTWEGFTAHPLRKDYPLRGQGERQNYEVFPRDVS, from the coding sequence ATGGCCATTCGATCGGTGATTTCCGCGTTACAGGAACAGTTTCCCGGCGTGGATTTCCGTCCGGGCCCGCTTCTGCCCGGACGATCAAACGAGCTCCGGCAGATCTGCCTTCACCTTCCTTCCGACCGGCTGATCGAGATCATGACGTTTCTCCGTGAGAACGAGATGACGCGATTCGAGCAGCTTTCCGATCTCACCTGCGTAGACTACCTTCGGTACCCCGGCGCCGCAAATCGGTTCGCGGTCGTTTACTCTTTGCTTTCGATATCGCTTGGGCATCGTCTGTGGATCAAATGCCTGGTTGACGATCCCGCTCCAACGTTGCCGAGCGTTACGGGCATCTGGCCGGGAGCCGACTGGCTTGAGCGGGAGGTGTATGACCTGTTCGGAATCAGCTTCACCGGACATCCCGACCTGCGACGTCTCATGACCTGGGAAGGCTTTACGGCTCACCCGCTTCGCAAGGATTATCCGCTTCGAGGGCAGGGAGAGCGTCAGAATTACGAGGTCTTTCCACGAGACGTCAGTTGA
- a CDS encoding glycosyltransferase: MAVSCRPDRRIRLTYVITDLAIGGVPLHLYRLATRLPRNRFHIHVVSLADAGPVGEMLASAGIPVSSCGARTSRDLKALGRLWRILKATRPQVLHALLFHANIACRLIGPLAAVPINRILCEIQTAEVERPWHLVLDNLTCRLCRFEVGNSPSVVAHLRRKAHLPASRLLCQWGAVDVAAIDAAKPADRAMFGLSADKPLVIWTGRFDPIKGFEEMLSAFARLRQTLPATLLLVGDGPYRPTVERLIAEQGLDQCVKLAGSRPDVPSLLKIADAFVFCSRTEGLPNSLLEAMAAGLPVVATDVPGCRDVVIDGKTGFLARAGSVVDIEKRLARVLTDHRLSADLGTQARDWVRTHVDARKWSERWQSIYSYIAQNDSITVRADCLSRHG; encoded by the coding sequence ATGGCGGTATCGTGCAGGCCGGATCGGCGCATTCGGCTTACATATGTGATCACGGATCTGGCGATTGGGGGGGTCCCCCTTCACCTGTACCGGCTCGCAACCCGGCTGCCTCGTAATCGCTTTCACATCCATGTCGTCTCCCTGGCTGATGCCGGCCCGGTCGGCGAAATGCTCGCATCTGCCGGAATCCCCGTGTCGTCTTGCGGGGCCCGCACAAGCCGGGACCTGAAGGCCCTCGGTCGCCTTTGGAGGATTCTCAAAGCCACACGACCGCAAGTACTGCACGCCCTGCTCTTTCACGCCAATATCGCCTGCCGGCTGATAGGGCCGCTGGCCGCCGTGCCGATCAACAGGATCCTGTGTGAGATCCAGACAGCGGAGGTTGAGCGGCCTTGGCATCTTGTGCTGGATAATCTCACCTGTCGGTTATGCCGCTTCGAAGTCGGCAACTCGCCGTCCGTCGTAGCCCACCTGCGTCGGAAGGCCCACCTGCCGGCCTCACGACTGTTGTGCCAGTGGGGCGCCGTAGATGTCGCGGCCATCGACGCCGCCAAGCCGGCTGACAGAGCAATGTTCGGCTTGTCGGCTGATAAGCCCTTGGTCATCTGGACCGGCCGTTTTGATCCCATCAAAGGTTTCGAGGAAATGCTGTCGGCTTTTGCGCGCCTGCGTCAAACACTGCCGGCAACCTTACTGCTGGTGGGTGACGGGCCGTACCGCCCGACAGTTGAACGACTGATTGCCGAGCAAGGCCTTGACCAGTGTGTGAAGCTGGCAGGATCTCGTCCTGACGTGCCCTCACTGTTGAAGATCGCGGATGCATTTGTCTTCTGTTCCCGGACCGAGGGATTGCCCAATTCGCTCCTCGAGGCAATGGCGGCCGGGTTGCCGGTCGTGGCTACCGATGTTCCCGGGTGTCGCGATGTCGTCATCGACGGAAAAACAGGCTTTCTGGCCCGGGCCGGATCTGTCGTCGACATCGAGAAAAGGCTCGCTCGCGTTCTCACTGATCATCGCCTGTCGGCCGACCTGGGGACTCAGGCACGTGACTGGGTTCGTACCCACGTGGATGCTCGAAAATGGTCCGAGCGGTGGCAATCGATTTACTCCTATATCGCTCAGAATGATAGTATCACTGTACGAGCCGATTGCCTGAGCAGACACGGCTAG